Proteins encoded together in one Aminipila butyrica window:
- the murB gene encoding UDP-N-acetylmuramate dehydrogenase yields the protein MRAEKQPDMKSLLIEINEFSPTGSVEPQVPMSLHTSFRTGGRAEALVTAENESHLAQTLAVLHREQIPHLVLGSGSNVLIKDGGYRGVVIKLGSRFQEIETEGTQLTAGSATKISAAAKAAMEEGLSGLEFASGIPGSIGGGIFMNAGAYGSEVKEILVSATAMAKDGSRTYQLSGSDLELGYRRSAFQKSGDIILRGSFQLQPADKADIFARMKELLDRRNAKQPVQLPSAGSFFKRPEGYYAGKLIEDAGLKGLSVGGAQVSPLHAGFIVNNGEATTADILQLMRLIQNTVYDQFGVHLEPEVRILGED from the coding sequence ATGAGAGCTGAAAAACAGCCGGATATGAAATCGCTATTAATAGAGATAAACGAATTTTCACCAACAGGATCCGTGGAGCCGCAGGTTCCCATGAGCCTGCATACCTCCTTTCGCACAGGAGGAAGAGCGGAGGCTTTAGTTACCGCTGAGAATGAATCACATCTGGCCCAGACCTTGGCGGTGCTTCACAGAGAGCAGATTCCCCATCTGGTATTGGGAAGCGGCTCTAACGTGCTGATAAAGGACGGTGGGTATAGGGGCGTGGTCATTAAGCTGGGCAGCCGATTCCAGGAGATTGAGACAGAAGGAACTCAGCTGACCGCAGGATCGGCAACTAAAATTTCTGCTGCGGCGAAAGCCGCTATGGAGGAAGGGCTCAGCGGACTGGAGTTTGCCAGCGGTATTCCCGGAAGTATAGGCGGCGGCATTTTCATGAATGCAGGAGCCTATGGGAGCGAAGTAAAGGAGATTTTGGTTTCGGCCACGGCTATGGCCAAAGACGGCAGCCGAACTTACCAGCTGTCTGGTTCAGATTTAGAGCTTGGCTACCGCCGCAGTGCCTTTCAGAAGAGTGGAGATATCATCCTTCGAGGCAGTTTCCAACTACAGCCGGCGGACAAGGCTGACATTTTTGCCAGGATGAAAGAGTTGCTGGATAGACGGAATGCGAAGCAGCCAGTTCAACTTCCCAGTGCCGGAAGCTTCTTCAAAAGGCCCGAAGGGTATTATGCTGGAAAGCTGATAGAGGATGCGGGGTTGAAGGGACTCAGCGTAGGGGGGGCTCAGGTGTCGCCGCTTCACGCCGGATTCATTGTCAACAACGGAGAGGCCACCACCGCAGATATTCTGCAGCTTATGAGACTGATTCAGAACACGGTTTATGATCAGTTCGGCGTCCATTTGGAGCCGGAGGTGCGAATTCTAGGAGAAGATTGA
- a CDS encoding PHP domain-containing protein, producing the protein MADPTDIRIYKGYRMTYDLHTHTIYSHGKGTIRDNVLAALDRGLSKIAITDHGPGHLTYGMKRNAVPQMREEIEALKKEFPQIQICLSVEANIINKWRYLDVKPDEFAQYDFVIGGYHYGVFNGYCISNYLNRHKEQQGQGDSRAMKRLRKKNTEMTVQSIYENHLKILTHPGDKGPFDILEVAKACDKRGTLMEISTWHDHLTVEEIRTAALTDAGFIISSDAHHPSRIGDFEGGLDRALEAGLDLERIVNIQRV; encoded by the coding sequence ATGGCAGACCCAACAGACATTCGTATATATAAAGGCTATCGTATGACTTACGATCTGCATACTCATACCATCTATTCTCATGGGAAGGGCACCATCCGAGACAATGTATTGGCCGCTTTGGACAGAGGCCTGAGCAAGATTGCCATCACAGACCACGGACCAGGGCACCTGACTTATGGTATGAAGCGCAATGCTGTGCCCCAAATGAGAGAAGAGATTGAGGCCTTAAAGAAAGAATTTCCTCAAATCCAAATTTGTCTCAGTGTGGAGGCGAATATCATCAACAAGTGGCGGTATTTAGACGTGAAGCCAGATGAATTTGCCCAGTATGATTTCGTCATTGGGGGCTACCATTATGGAGTCTTTAATGGCTATTGCATCAGCAATTATCTGAACCGTCACAAAGAGCAACAGGGACAGGGAGACAGCCGTGCCATGAAACGGCTGAGAAAAAAGAATACGGAAATGACAGTACAGTCCATTTATGAAAACCATTTGAAGATATTAACTCATCCAGGTGATAAGGGACCTTTCGATATTTTAGAGGTAGCCAAGGCCTGTGATAAGCGTGGCACCCTCATGGAAATCAGCACCTGGCACGACCACTTGACTGTGGAAGAAATTCGCACAGCGGCCCTGACTGACGCAGGCTTTATCATCAGCAGTGATGCGCACCACCCCAGCCGGATTGGTGACTTTGAAGGCGGGTTAGACCGGGCTTTAGAGGCTGGACTGGATCTGGAGCGGATTGTAAATATTCAGCGGGTATAA
- a CDS encoding alanine racemase, giving the protein METYSNYPVLEINLDGIYHNAKAVVDMCREKSIQVTGVVKGTDSYENSYAQIAAQMLHAGCTSIGDSRINTIKRMRQEKIDAPIFLIRVPMACELKDVITYTDISLNSEIATIKALNQIAYQQNKNHKVILMMDLGDLREGYIQEEELIKDALFIENQLKDITLYGVGTNLGCFGSIKPNNTNLSTLVSIADKISAAIGRKLDIVSGGATSTLPLVLDGTIPKGINHLRVGEGIVNARDLQDIWGLKLPMLRRDNYMIKAQVVEIKEKPSYPIGEIFVDAFGNTPEYFDKGIRKRALIALGKRDVGDIFSVLPKLKGATVEGGSSDHLILDVTDCESEISLGDIIPFEACYGAMIHATYSSSVTKQYISV; this is encoded by the coding sequence ATGGAAACCTATTCGAATTATCCAGTATTGGAGATTAATCTGGACGGCATCTACCACAATGCCAAAGCTGTAGTGGACATGTGCCGTGAAAAATCCATTCAGGTCACCGGCGTTGTAAAAGGAACCGATTCCTATGAAAACTCATACGCGCAGATTGCTGCACAAATGCTTCATGCAGGCTGTACCTCTATTGGGGATTCCAGAATCAATACTATCAAACGCATGCGACAGGAAAAAATAGACGCGCCTATTTTCTTGATTCGAGTCCCCATGGCCTGTGAGCTGAAAGATGTTATAACCTATACCGATATAAGCCTTAATTCAGAAATAGCAACGATTAAAGCACTCAATCAGATTGCCTATCAACAAAATAAAAATCATAAAGTCATACTTATGATGGATTTAGGCGATCTTCGCGAAGGCTATATCCAAGAGGAAGAACTGATAAAAGATGCTCTTTTTATTGAAAATCAGCTAAAGGATATCACCCTATATGGTGTCGGTACAAACTTAGGCTGTTTCGGATCGATTAAGCCTAACAACACCAACCTGAGCACGCTGGTTTCGATTGCCGATAAGATATCTGCTGCGATTGGACGAAAGCTTGATATCGTATCCGGAGGAGCAACCTCCACGTTGCCCCTGGTTTTGGATGGAACCATTCCAAAAGGGATTAATCACCTGCGGGTGGGCGAAGGCATTGTCAATGCCAGAGATCTACAAGACATTTGGGGATTGAAGCTTCCCATGCTCCGCCGAGATAATTATATGATTAAAGCGCAGGTCGTGGAAATAAAAGAAAAACCTTCCTACCCTATCGGCGAAATTTTTGTTGATGCCTTCGGCAATACGCCCGAATACTTCGATAAAGGTATCAGAAAAAGGGCCTTAATCGCTTTAGGGAAGCGGGATGTGGGTGATATTTTCAGTGTTCTTCCCAAATTAAAAGGTGCCACAGTGGAAGGTGGGAGCAGCGATCACTTAATCCTTGATGTCACGGACTGCGAATCCGAGATTTCCCTAGGCGACATTATCCCCTTTGAAGCTTGCTACGGTGCCATGATTCATGCCACCTATTCCAGCTCTGTAACTAAACAGTATATTTCCGTATAA
- the rapZ gene encoding RNase adapter RapZ — protein MEAVIITGLSGAGKSQAANCLEDLGFYCIDNMPPALIKNFITLAMSEKSSIEKAAFVTDIRGGEFFEEMKPCLQDLKLMGLPFKVLFLEASDEVLIRRFNETRRQHPLAEGGETLSGLKREREALKEIRAISDFVIDTSNMKAARLREEIKDIFAKGEEAGFVLNISSFGYKHGIPLEADMVFDMRFIPNPYYVPSLKKLTGNSRKIQDYVLKFPETQTFIKHAEQMLNEMIPCYVREGKYHLNLAFGCTGGQHRSVTMANVFAKKFKEQGLRITIEHRDL, from the coding sequence ATGGAAGCAGTAATTATAACAGGTTTATCTGGTGCGGGCAAATCTCAGGCAGCCAACTGTCTGGAAGACTTAGGCTTTTACTGCATTGATAACATGCCCCCGGCTCTGATTAAAAATTTCATTACCTTAGCTATGAGTGAAAAGAGTTCGATTGAAAAGGCTGCTTTTGTAACCGATATTCGAGGCGGAGAATTCTTCGAGGAAATGAAACCTTGCCTGCAAGATTTAAAACTCATGGGGCTTCCTTTCAAAGTCTTATTTTTAGAGGCCTCGGACGAGGTCCTGATTCGGCGGTTCAACGAGACTAGGCGGCAGCATCCGCTGGCAGAAGGCGGCGAGACCCTGTCGGGCTTAAAGCGGGAGCGGGAAGCCTTAAAAGAAATACGGGCCATTTCAGATTTTGTGATTGACACCTCCAACATGAAGGCGGCCAGGCTGCGGGAGGAAATCAAAGATATCTTTGCTAAAGGGGAGGAAGCGGGATTTGTTTTGAATATCTCCTCCTTTGGTTATAAGCACGGCATTCCCCTGGAGGCGGATATGGTCTTTGATATGCGCTTTATTCCCAACCCTTATTATGTACCCAGCCTGAAAAAACTGACGGGAAACAGCAGGAAGATTCAAGACTATGTGTTGAAGTTCCCTGAAACTCAGACCTTTATCAAACATGCGGAGCAGATGCTTAACGAGATGATTCCCTGCTACGTGCGGGAAGGCAAGTATCATTTGAACCTGGCTTTTGGCTGTACCGGCGGTCAGCACCGTTCCGTGACTATGGCCAACGTCTTCGCAAAAAAATTTAAGGAACAAGGTTTGCGAATAACTATTGAGCACCGGGACTTGTGA